The Helianthus annuus cultivar XRQ/B chromosome 15, HanXRQr2.0-SUNRISE, whole genome shotgun sequence genomic sequence TGAGATCCAGGTGAGTAAAAAGTAAATTATTCATTTTTAGGGTTTATAAATTGTTCAAATTTCATAATTCGGTTGATTCTTTATGTGATCTTATTGTTTTAATTCATAATTATGTTTGCATTTTGGTTAGTGTTTGtaaagttttaatctttttaaTGAATTTAAACTCTGTTGAAATCTTGTTGACTGAATTATTTTTATTCACATTTAGGGTTTATAAATTGTTGAAATTTGataatttgtttgattttttatGTGATATTATTGTTTTAATTGATAATTATGTTTGCATTTTGGTTAGTGTTTGtaaagttttaatctttttaaTGAATTTAAACTCTGTTGAAATCTTGTTGactgatttttttttgtttttttttaattcacatttagggtttataaattgttgaaatttgataatttgtttgattttttgtGTGATCTTATTGTTTTAATTGATAATTATGTTTGCATTTTGGTTAGTGTTTGtaaagttttaatctttttaaTGAATTTAAACTCTGTTGAAATCTTGTTGgctgatttttttttgttttttttttaattcacatttagggtttataaattgttgaaatttgataatttgtttgattttttgtGTGATCTTATTGTTTTAATTGATAATTATGTTTGCATTTTGGTTAGTGTTTGtaaagttttaatctttttaaTGAATTTAAACTCTGTTGAAATCTTGTTGACTGAATTATTTTTATTCACATTTAGGGTTTATAAATTGTTGAAATTTGataatttgtttgattttttatGTGCTATTATTGTTTTAATTGATAATTATGTTTGCATTTTGGTTAGTGTTTGtaaagttttaatctttttaaTGAATTTAAACTCTGTTGAAATCTTGTTGactgatttttttttgtttttttttaattcacatttagggtttataaattgttgaaatttgataatttgtttgattttttgtGTGATCTTATTGTTTTAATTGATAATTATGTTTGCATTTTGGTTAGTGTTTGtaaagttttaatctttttaaTGAATTTAAACTCTGTTGAAATCTTGTTGGCTGAATTATTTTTATTCACATTTAGGGTTTATAAATTGTTGAAATTTGataatttgtttgattttttatGTGATCTTATTGTTTTAATTTATAATTATGTTTGCATTTTGGTTAGTGTTCataaagttttaatctttttaaTGAATTTAAACTCTGTTGAAATCTTGTTGACTGAATTTTTTTTAATTCACATTTAGGGTTTATACATCGTTGAAATTTGATAATTTGTTTGATTCTTTATGTGATCTTATTGTTTTAATTGATAATTATGTTTGCATTTTGGTTAGTGTTTGtaaagttttaatctttttaaTGAATTTAAACTCTGTTGAAATCTTGTTGACTGAATTTTTTTTAattcacatttagggtttttaaattgttgaaatttgataatttgtttgtttttttatgtgATCTTATTGTTTTAATTGATAATTATGTTTGCATTTTGGTTAGTGTTTATAAAGTCTTAATCTTTTTAATGAATTTAAACTCTGTTGAAATCTTGTTGACTGAATTTTTTTTAATTCACATTTAGGGTTTATAAATTGTTGAAATTTGataatttgtttgattttttgtGTGATCTTATTGTTTTAATTGATAATTATGTTTGCATTTTGGTTAGTGTTataaagttttaatctttttaaTGAATTTAAACTCTGTTGAAATCTTGTTGACTGAATTTTTTTTAATTCACATTTAGGGTTTATAAATTGTTGAAATTTGataatttgtttgattttttgtGTGATCTTATTGTTTTAATTGATAATTATGTTTGCATTTTGGTTAGTGTTataaagttttaatctttttaaTGAATTTAAACTCTGTTGAAATCTTGTTGACTGAATTTTTTTAATTCACTTTTAGGGTTTATAAATTGTTGAAATTTGataatttgtttgattttttgtGTAATCTTATTGTTTTAATTGATAATTATGTTTGCATTTTGGTTAATGTTTATAACGTTTTAATCTTTTTAATGAATTTAAACTCTGTTGAAATCTTGTTgacttaattttttttattcacatttagggtttataaattgttgaaatttgataatttgtttgatttttttatgtGATCTTATTGTTTTAATTGATAATTGTGTTTGCATTTTGGTTAGTGTTTataaagttttaatctttttaTTGAATTTAAACTCTGTTGAAATCTTGTTGACTGAATTTTTTTTAATTCACATTTAGGGTTTATAAATTGTTGAAATTTGataatttgtttgattttttatGTGATCTTATTGTTTTAATTGATAATTATGTTTGCATTTTGGTTAGTATTTataaagttttaatctttttaaTGAATTTAAACTCTGTTGAAATCTTGTTGactgaatttttttttatcacaTTTAGGGTTTATAAATTGTTGAAATTTGataatttgtttgatttttttatgtGATCTTATTGTTTTAATTGATAATTATGTTTGCATTTTGGTTAGTGTTTGtaaagttttaatctttttaaTGAATTTAAACTCTGTTGAAATCTTGTTGactgaatttttttttaattcacaTTTAGGGTTTATAAATTATTGAAATTTCataatttgtttgattttttatGTGATCTTATTGTTTTAATTGATAATTATGTTTGCATTTTGGTTAGTGTTTataaagttttaatctttttaatgaattttgttgactgaattttttttattcacttttagggtttataaattgttgaaatttgataatttgtttgattttttatGTGATCTTATTGTTTTAATTGATAATTATGTTTGCATTTTGGTTAGTGTTCataaagttttaatcttttttACATAATTTAAACTGTGTTGATATCTTGTtgactgattttttttttttttttttttttttttataatttgggGGAAATTAGCTGGGTTATTGGTGGTTAATTTCTGATATTTTATATGAAACTTGAACAGATATGTAGTGATTAAAGATCCAATTTTCAATAGTTTTAAAGCAAGATGGATTGTAATGTAGAAGAAGCAATTAGGGCAAAACAGAGTGCAGAGAAGCTGTTTGCAGTTAAAGATTTCGTGGGTGCGAAACAATACGCGTTAAAAGCGCAATCGATCTGCCCGCAACTCGAAGGCGTGTCGCAAATGGTGGCTACGTTCGAGATATTCGCCGCTGCACAGAAGAAAGTTAACGGTGAGATCGATCTGTACTCTGTTTTCGGATTAACCCCGTCTGCCGATCGGTCGGTTTTGAAGAAACAGTACAAGAAATTGGCGGTTTTGCTGCATCCGGATAAGAATAAGACAGTTGGTGTGGATGAGGCGTTTAAGCTTGTTTCGGAGGCGTGGACTGTGTTATCGGATAGCTCGAAGAGAAACTGTTATGATGTGAGGAGAAATAGTCAGTTTGTTGCGACGGTTTCGCAGTCTGTTAAACTCGATACGTTTTGGACTGTTTGCACGTCGTGTCGTGTGCAGTACGAGTATTTAAGGAAGTATGTTAATAAACGGCTTTCGTGTAAGAATTGTCGCGGGGTTTTTGTTGCGGTTGAGACGGGGGCCGCTCCCGTGACGTATTGCCCGTGGTCGTATACTGCTGAGGGTAACGGGTATGCGAATCATACGTATGACGTTAATTCTGGTAGTTATATACCAAACGGGTTAAACGGGTCGTCTGTTTTTCATTCAAATCATGGGCCCGAATATACGGGCAATTTATCTTTTCAATGGAGTAATTCGACGGATCGTAATGTTGTTCATAAACCGAATGCGAGGCTCGGTAGACGTCCTAAGAATAGAAGGGTTGAAGAAGTTAACGGGCCTCAGAACCCGAATGGTGGATTGATGTTTAAAACCGACCCGAATTCGGTGGTACCGAATGGGAATGTGATTAATGAGACATCTACGCGTTGGTACCCGCCAGCCCCGGTTTTGGACGTTAGAAAGTTGTTAATCGATAAAGCCCGATTGGTGATTCGGTGTAAGTTAGAAGAAATGAAACTAACTTCAAAGAACGGGAAAACGGTAAATAAAACGAGCACGGGCCCGATGCCGATAACGGTTCCGGACCCGGATTTTCATGATTTCGACACGGATAGATCGGAGGAAGTATTCAAACCGAAGCAAATATGGGCTATATACGATGAAGAAGACGGTATGCCACGTCTTTACTGTCTGATCCGCGAGGTCATCTCGGTAAACCCGTTTCAAGTACACATCAGTTACTTCAATTCGAAAACCGACACCGAATTCGGTTCTGTAAAATGGATCGAATCCGGGTTCACTAAATCATGCGGAAGCTTCCGCGTCTTCCATTCGGATATCGTTGACCAAGTCAACATTTTTTCGCATCTTTTGAGTCGGGAAAAGGCGGGCCGAGGCGGGTGTGTTAAAATATACCCGAAAAGTGGCGACGTTTGGGCCGTGTATCGAAACTGGTCCGTTAACTGGAACCAAAAGACGCCGAAGGAAGTGATACATCAATACGAAATGGTCGAAATTGTCGATGATTACTCCGAAGAACTCGGTGTCTGCGTAACACCATTGGTGAAACTAGAAGGTTACAAAACAGTTTACCAGCGGGACGCAAACAAGATCGCGTCCCGTTGGATCCCGAGGCGGGAAATGTTTCGGTTTTCACACCAAGTTCCGTCGTGTTTGCTCCGAGGTCAAGCGCTTAATCTGCCGGATGGGTGTTGGGATCTTGACCCTGCTGCGACCCCCGAAGAGCTTCTTCGGGCCGCAATGGAGGAAACAACAGGAGCTAAAATGGAAGATTGATGAATGAAGAGTTAGTAGTGTGTGTAAGAATTGAAATTTAGATAGCTAAAAGGGATCATAAGAGGGTGATCCTTTGAGAGTTTGGTTGAGCTTCTTGTATCAATCATGTTTTAATACTGAATGCATGTTAACacttagggtttttttttttttttttttttttttttttttttttttttaatcggTGTAACACTTAAGTTTATTAATATACTAATATTCATGATGACAAAAACATATTCTGGACATTGTAATCTTGCCGGGTTAACAGTTGTTGAACCAGTattgtttttaataaaagttttgttggccgttcaaaaaaaagttagGCAACATACTTGGCCGGTTTGGTTTGGAGAAAAGTCAACCAATATGGGTTCCAGGCCCGACCCAATGGGCTTAAGACCCTAGATACAGGTCTAGGGCCACCAAAATTGAAAGGCCTCCAAATTTCTTAGTGTAATATTGCATATATGAGCCTAGTATAACATGTAAGGAATTTGGAGGCCTTTCAATTTTGGTGGCCTAGGCCTGTATCTAGGGTCTTAAGCCCATTGAGCTGGGCCTTGAACCCAAGTTGCAGATCATAAAGAAACGTGAAAGATGGGCGGCTAATTCATAAACTTTAAAATTTGCGACGTCTTTTGAGTAACCACGATGGAATCATTGGCAAATTAGGGTCGTAGGACATACTTTAGGGATTTCAGAATTCATATTTGGGGTAATCATGAATCATATCTCAAACTCGAATGAACAcaagtaaaacgactatttcaATTTTAGATTATACATATTAATCAGTATATATAATCCTCAATTTCTCAAACCCTCAAACATAAACTAAGTTTTACGATTTGTGACTCAGTTTGGATCTTTATTGTGCGATTTTTGATTTGATATTGTACTTGACTTAGTTTGGAACTCAAAGACTCAATTTTGCAATTTGTGTGAAATAATTCAGCTACACTTCGATTATATTAAATTAGTCCACATAAATCATGTATTTTCGAAACATTATGTACCCAATTCATCTGAGTCTGGCTTGTGTCGCTTTCTAGCCCTAAACAATATATTCGTCGATTTGATATATAGCTGACTCAGTTTGGAACTTAAAGACTCAGTTTTGCGATTTGGGTTTTGTGCGAAATATCCAAGTACACTTCAACTCTGTTAAATTAATCCACATTCATGTATTTTCGAAACATTATGTACTCAATTCATCTCAGTACTGGGTCGTGTTGCTTTCTAGCCCTAAACAATATATTTGTCGATTTGATATTGTAGCTGACTCAGTTTGGAACCCAAAGACTCGGTTTTGTGATTTGTACAAAATAATTCAGGTACACTTCAAATTTGTTAAATTAATCCACCTAGGGCTGATTGTTAATCTCTTAAATTGATTTATTTTAGCAATGTCAAATCGAATCCGAAACTTTGAAACTAGTCATACAAAAAGGCGGAAAAAAATTAACTTCGCCAATTATACACCTTTTAGCTTATAATTATCGGTCCCAAGCTCGGGTAAAGAAGAATGGTTTTGTtgttaaatatgttgaaaatgatAATTTTGTAAAAGAACATTTACTTCGTAATTCGTTTAGGGTCTTAAAAAACGTAAGAACGAACTACCGTTGATGAACTCTAATTTGTCACATTTATTTGTAAAATGCAGTATCTATACACACATTGTAATTGAATTTTTTTGTTGGAGAAAATGAGAAAGTCAAAGACACGTATGCATATCGGAGAAAGGGACAACCGATGATGCATGGCTTCGACACGTACATACTTGGGTTACATACACAATCAGCAATGTACGAGGAAGCCTAGGGAAACATAGGCCAACAACTAATACGATGATGAACCTATGCAAAATAACGTGCATGTCTCGAAAATCAACCCTTTGCACACGGTCCAAGTATTAAAAGGAGCATATAGAATAGGGAAGAGATTTTTTGGGAGGTGAGG encodes the following:
- the LOC110910280 gene encoding uncharacterized protein LOC110910280 — encoded protein: MDCNVEEAIRAKQSAEKLFAVKDFVGAKQYALKAQSICPQLEGVSQMVATFEIFAAAQKKVNGEIDLYSVFGLTPSADRSVLKKQYKKLAVLLHPDKNKTVGVDEAFKLVSEAWTVLSDSSKRNCYDVRRNSQFVATVSQSVKLDTFWTVCTSCRVQYEYLRKYVNKRLSCKNCRGVFVAVETGAAPVTYCPWSYTAEGNGYANHTYDVNSGSYIPNGLNGSSVFHSNHGPEYTGNLSFQWSNSTDRNVVHKPNARLGRRPKNRRVEEVNGPQNPNGGLMFKTDPNSVVPNGNVINETSTRWYPPAPVLDVRKLLIDKARLVIRCKLEEMKLTSKNGKTVNKTSTGPMPITVPDPDFHDFDTDRSEEVFKPKQIWAIYDEEDGMPRLYCLIREVISVNPFQVHISYFNSKTDTEFGSVKWIESGFTKSCGSFRVFHSDIVDQVNIFSHLLSREKAGRGGCVKIYPKSGDVWAVYRNWSVNWNQKTPKEVIHQYEMVEIVDDYSEELGVCVTPLVKLEGYKTVYQRDANKIASRWIPRREMFRFSHQVPSCLLRGQALNLPDGCWDLDPAATPEELLRAAMEETTGAKMED